The Armatimonadota bacterium genome includes the window TCGCGCCCAGTGGGAACAGATTGGGTGAGCCGGCAATCTTAACAGTTCAGTAAGGATTGTCGGAGACCCAAACATGAAAAAACTCACCGTCGCTCTACTCGCCGCCGCCGCCGTTGGCGCCAACGCCCAGCTCTATGGAGTGGGCCCTGCAAACAACGGCACCGCCGCCTACCACTTCAGCGTGATCAACACCTTGAACGGTGCCGCTACGCAGCAGTTCACTTTTTCTGTCCCGAACACTACCGCAGTCAACTTCCTGACCTATGTCCCACAAACGAACAGGTTCTTGGCCGTCGGCGTGGTCAGCGCGTTCTCTTCGGTGCTCGTCGAGATCGACGCAGGCGCGCAGACCGCGACGACCGTCTCGCACGGTATCCCCAACGCCTATTTCGAGGGCTTGGAATACATGAGCTCCCTGGGGGGCGTCGTCGTCTCGCACGGTCCAGGTGGGTTCTTTACTGGCTCGATCGCACTTCTGAATCCGATCACCTATGGCCTCATTAGCACTGGCGCGGTCCCTGGCGCCAGCGATTCAGACATCATTTTCGACGACGGGACGGGCGCGGTGAACACCATCGACGCGAACAACCCGAACTCGAACGGCTGGCAGCGCAACATCATCAACAACCCGTTCGGTGCGATGAGCGTCACCGGGATCGCCAACAACACGTTCAACCCGGCGGGCGGCGAACCCGACCTTGCCTGGAAGGCGAACGAGAGCCGCTTGTTCCTCTCCCAACTGACCCAGCTCAGCACCGTCGGCGCGCTCAATGCGATCTCGGGTGTTGGAGCTTACGGGACCAGCTCACTCGGTACGCCGATCGAAGTCACGGGAATCGCCGCCGTCCCGGAGCCTGCTACGATGGCCGTTCTTGGACTCGGTGCCCTCGCCGCAATCCGAAAGCGTCGCCAGAGCAAGTAGTTCACCGACTCGGAAAGAGGCGCAAATCCCCAAAAACGGTCCCGCATGGAGGACCGTTTTAAGGGATTTGCCCCTTATAGAGGCTGAATCGAGCTGATGACACCTA containing:
- a CDS encoding PEP-CTERM sorting domain-containing protein codes for the protein MKKLTVALLAAAAVGANAQLYGVGPANNGTAAYHFSVINTLNGAATQQFTFSVPNTTAVNFLTYVPQTNRFLAVGVVSAFSSVLVEIDAGAQTATTVSHGIPNAYFEGLEYMSSLGGVVVSHGPGGFFTGSIALLNPITYGLISTGAVPGASDSDIIFDDGTGAVNTIDANNPNSNGWQRNIINNPFGAMSVTGIANNTFNPAGGEPDLAWKANESRLFLSQLTQLSTVGALNAISGVGAYGTSSLGTPIEVTGIAAVPEPATMAVLGLGALAAIRKRRQSK